One genomic region from Salvia hispanica cultivar TCC Black 2014 chromosome 2, UniMelb_Shisp_WGS_1.0, whole genome shotgun sequence encodes:
- the LOC125205812 gene encoding putative methylesterase 11, chloroplastic: MGNSLACFSPSSVSKSPPKELHPPWISPSAPHRRSRKSATSSSSPPAMKASNVFDESYIKQQAQIASMLYHHHLQNNGGDLLLQLDRSVSTKNPPPSSSSKKLPRRSRSVSSSTPLSSMHLPNLQDAARNDGKEKKKHFVLVHGGGFGAWCWYKIIALLKEANCEVDAIDLTGSGANFCDITSIKTIAQYAKPLIDFLANLADDKEVILVGHDVGGVCISYAMEMNPSKVSRAVFVAATMLSNGHSALDVFSKQASLTELNQRAQKFVYGNGKKQLPTAMEYDKSLLEDFLFNQTPSKDVALASVSMRAVPFAPVTEKLCLSAEKYGSIPRFYVKTDYDFAIPEPLQETMIKSDPPKQVFQLKGADHSPFFSKPQALLRLLLEISNTPHVKQGKEA; this comes from the exons ATGGGAAACTCTCTTGCATGCTTCTCTCCCTCATCAGTCTCCAAATCTCCTCCAAAGGAGCTTCACCCTCCATGGATTTCCCCCTCAGCCCCCCACAGAAGATCAAGAAAATCGGCCACATCGTCTTCTTCTCCTCCGGCCATGAAAGCCTCGAACGTCTTCGATGAATCCTATATCAAGCAGCAAGCTCAGATTGCTTCCATGCTCTACCACCATCACTTGCAAAACAATGGAGGTGATCTCCTCCTCCAGTTGGACCGCTCCGTTTCGACCAAGAATCCACctccttcttcctcttcgaAGAAGCTTCCTAGGCGATCTCGCTCTGTCTCCAGTTCTACCCCTCTCTCTTCTATGCACCTCCCTAATCTCCAg GATGCTGCAAGAAATGATGgtaaagagaagaagaagcattTTGTGCTGGTTCATGGTGGAGGTTTTGGGGCATGGTGTTGGTACAAAATCATAGCCCTTTTGAAAGAAGCCAATTGTGAAGTTGATGCCATAGACCTCACTGGCTCTGGTGCTAACTTTTGTGACATCACTTCTATTAAAACTATAGCTCAATATGCCAAACCCCTCATTGATTTCCTAGCAAATCTTGCTGATGACAAAGAG GTGATTTTGGTGGGACATGATGTAGGTGGAGTTTGTATATCTTATGCAATGGAGATGAATCCTAGCAAAGTTTCAAGAGCTGTGTTTGTTGCTGCAACTATGCTCAGCAATGGCCATAGCGCCCTTGATGTCTTCTCCAAACAG GCATCCTTAACTGAGCTGAACCAACGTGCACAGAAGTTTGTATATGGGAACGGGAAGAAACAGTTGCCAACTGCAATGGAGTACGACAAATCCCTCCTCGAAGATTTCTTGTTCAACCAGACTCCATCAAAG GATGTGGCATTGGCATCGGTATCCATGAGGGCTGTGCCGTTTGCACCAGTGACAGAGAAGCTCTGCCTTTCTGCAGAAAAATATGGTTCTATTCCAAGATTTTATGTCAAGACAGACTATGATTTCGCCATTCCTGAGCCACTGCAGGAGACGATGATAAAGTCAGATCCGCCTAAGCAAGTCTTCCAGCTCAAGGGCGCGGATCATTCGCCTTTTTTTTCGAAACCTCAGGCGTTGCTCAGGCTCCTGTTAGAGATATCAAACACCCCACATGTAAAGCAGGGGAAGGAGGCTTAG